The DNA window TTGCCTTCTTCGATTTCGAATACGTTAATAAGTTGTGTACGGCCAGGTGTTTTACTGGTTCTCGCTAAACTTTTTTGGCGTGTTAGTGTGTTCAATGCACTTGATTTACCAGCATTAGATCGCCCAGCGAAAGCAATTTCAATGCCCGAATCGTCTGTTAGGTGGCTAATGTCTGGCGCACTAATCCTAAATGCAGCGTTTTCGAAGTGTATCTTTTTGTTATCCAATCTAATATCTCTCATTGAAATTGTGTTAAATGATTACTTTTTTTTGAAAATGTGTAAAATAGTCAAATAGAATAATAATAAGTGTAACATGTCACGCCGTGACATGGGATCGGAAGCTGAAAATAACAAGTGGAATGCTATGAAAAGTCTTGTCTTATCTTTTGCAATGTTAATCGGATTAATGGGTACCGCCCAAGCTGCAGGGGATGCAGCTGCGGGTGAAGCTATTTCTGGTACATGTGCAGCGTGTCATGGTGCTGATGGTAATAGTCCTGCAAGTATCTATCCTAAGTTAGCGGGGCAAAATGCTTCGTATATTGTTAAGCAGTTGAAAGATTTTCAGCTAGCGATGCAAACTGGTGGTGAAAAGGGTCGTAATGATCCAACCATGATGGGTATGTCTGCAATGTTAACTGAACAAAACATCCATGATCTTGCGGCGTTTTTTGCGTCGAAAACTATGAAACCTGAAGAAACACCTGAAGACGTTATCGCTGCAGGTCAGCAACTATACCGTGGTGGTGATATCGTACGTGGTATTGCTGGTTGTGCAGCATGTCATGGCCCGCGTGGTAATGGTAGTGAAACAGCTAAATTCCCGAAAATATCAGGTCAACATGCTGATTATATTAAAGCGCAGCTAGAGAAATTTAGTAGCCAAGAACGTGCAAATGACCAAAATGGTATGATGCATGATATTGCATATAAAATGAAACCTGCCGATATGGATATTATTTCTAAATATCTAGGTGGTCTTCACTAATCATTTTTGTTTAGTGAGTTCATTTTAATATCGTAAAAAACTCAGCTTCGGCTGAGTTTTTTATTTTCATCAGATCGGAATTATCTTTTTTCTTCCTCGCTTTTTTGATAGTCTGCGCTCACTTAAAGAATTGCCTCATTATGCCCTTAATAAAGACGGGTCAATTGACTATCTTTAAATAAGGCACGATACGATACCCGCTAATAAACAATGTGGCCAACAAAATTATTGTGGACCTTGTTATTAGACAGATTAAAGACAGAGAATACTATGACTCGTAAAAGAAAAGAACGCTCAGGCGGCCCGCTAGCTATTGCTAAATCAGATCGCAAAAAGCGTGAAACCAATACTCAAGCACTAGAAGCGCGTAAGCACAAACGTTTAAAAAAGCGTAAAGGTTTAACATCAGGTAATAAAACTACAGAAGCTGTAAAAGGTAAAAAAGGCACTGGGGGGTCACGTAAGTCGGGCGATCCAAGAGTGGGCAGTAAAGCTCCTATTCAATTGTTAACGACACCGACACCAGTTGCACAACCTGCGATTGTTAAAGTAAAACAGCCTAAATCTGAAGTGAAGCCTGTTGCACCGGTATTAACGTTTGAGCAAGAGCT is part of the Moritella viscosa genome and encodes:
- a CDS encoding cytochrome c4 gives rise to the protein MSRRDMGSEAENNKWNAMKSLVLSFAMLIGLMGTAQAAGDAAAGEAISGTCAACHGADGNSPASIYPKLAGQNASYIVKQLKDFQLAMQTGGEKGRNDPTMMGMSAMLTEQNIHDLAAFFASKTMKPEETPEDVIAAGQQLYRGGDIVRGIAGCAACHGPRGNGSETAKFPKISGQHADYIKAQLEKFSSQERANDQNGMMHDIAYKMKPADMDIISKYLGGLH